The following proteins are co-located in the Dehalococcoides mccartyi 195 genome:
- the serA gene encoding phosphoglycerate dehydrogenase — MKKVLVSDALSATGLSPLKEIAQVDVKTGLKPEELVSIIGEYDALLVRSQTQVTADIINAGKKLQVIGRAGVGVDNIDLKAATGNGIIVVNAPTGNTISATEHTLALMLSMARHIPRANASLKSGQWKRNEFVGSELKGKTLGIVGLGNIGSEIAKRALALEMRVIGYDPFISMERAKKLQVELVPFEDLLKQADFITLHVPMTGQTKGLIGPKELEMMKPTVRLINTSRGGIIDEEALAAAIREKRIGGAAIDVFSKEPCTESCLFECDNIIVTPHLGASTAEAQELATSDVVKQVIDVFEGRPARYAVNAPYISAESLPVVGPFMPVARTVGSLVSQLTDGHMKNVTIKYCGELAAYDTTALKALVLGGILEHISEERVNVVNADIVAAQRGLGVTEQKESACQNFSSLITVTIDTDNGKSNTVAGSLVRGDVHIVRLNDYWIDIVPTGGYFLFADHIDRPGLIGAAGKITGDADINISYMHLSRQKARGQALMILALDEPLPEKQRQQLLSLPDVQTVQVVKI; from the coding sequence ATGAAAAAAGTACTGGTAAGCGATGCACTCTCCGCAACCGGGTTATCCCCCCTTAAGGAGATTGCACAGGTAGATGTAAAGACCGGCCTAAAACCGGAGGAATTGGTAAGCATTATCGGTGAATATGACGCCCTGCTGGTACGCAGCCAGACCCAGGTCACCGCTGATATTATCAATGCCGGTAAAAAACTGCAGGTTATCGGCCGGGCCGGAGTGGGCGTAGATAATATTGACTTAAAAGCTGCCACCGGTAACGGTATTATCGTGGTAAATGCCCCCACCGGCAACACTATCTCCGCTACCGAACATACCCTGGCCCTTATGCTGTCTATGGCCCGCCATATTCCCAGAGCCAACGCCAGCCTGAAATCCGGCCAGTGGAAACGCAATGAATTTGTAGGCTCTGAACTTAAGGGCAAAACTCTGGGCATTGTAGGTTTGGGCAATATCGGCTCTGAGATAGCCAAAAGGGCTTTAGCTTTGGAAATGCGGGTTATAGGTTATGATCCCTTTATATCTATGGAACGTGCCAAAAAACTGCAGGTAGAACTGGTACCCTTTGAAGACCTGCTGAAACAGGCTGACTTTATCACCCTGCATGTTCCCATGACCGGTCAGACCAAGGGACTTATCGGCCCCAAGGAACTGGAAATGATGAAACCCACTGTCCGCCTTATCAATACCTCCCGCGGCGGCATCATAGACGAAGAAGCTCTGGCAGCAGCCATCAGAGAAAAGCGTATCGGCGGTGCCGCTATTGACGTTTTCTCCAAAGAACCCTGTACCGAAAGCTGCCTCTTTGAGTGTGACAATATTATTGTTACCCCCCACCTGGGTGCTTCCACTGCCGAAGCTCAGGAGCTGGCCACCTCTGACGTGGTCAAACAGGTAATAGATGTATTTGAAGGCCGCCCCGCCCGCTATGCCGTAAATGCACCCTATATCTCGGCTGAAAGCCTGCCGGTAGTCGGTCCCTTTATGCCAGTTGCCCGCACAGTGGGCAGCCTGGTAAGCCAGCTGACTGACGGGCACATGAAAAATGTGACCATCAAATACTGCGGCGAACTGGCCGCTTATGATACCACCGCCCTGAAGGCCCTGGTGCTGGGCGGTATACTTGAGCATATCAGCGAAGAACGGGTGAACGTGGTCAATGCTGATATCGTAGCCGCGCAGCGCGGGCTTGGTGTAACCGAACAAAAGGAATCCGCCTGCCAGAATTTTTCCAGCCTGATTACTGTCACCATAGATACCGATAACGGCAAATCCAATACGGTTGCCGGCAGTCTGGTGCGGGGTGACGTGCATATTGTAAGGCTGAATGATTACTGGATAGATATTGTACCTACCGGCGGTTATTTCCTGTTTGCAGACCATATAGACCGCCCCGGACTGATAGGTGCGGCCGGTAAGATTACCGGTGATGCAGATATCAACATAAGCTACATGCACCTCAGCCGCCAGAAAGCCAGAGGGCAGGCCCTGATGATACTGGCTCTGGATGAACCCCTGCCGGAAAAACAGCGCCAGCAGCTGCTGTCCCTGCCGGACGTTCAAACAGTCCAAGTTGTAAAAATCTAG